The Culex pipiens pallens isolate TS chromosome 2, TS_CPP_V2, whole genome shotgun sequence DNA window ttataatttttcacaaagtggtttttttaagaaactcTCTCGTGTAGAATCGAGTCTTTAATGCTTttctattttcttaattttctttctCTATCAAATCTTTACCTTTGCCTACTGCCGGTTCGCGTCGCGTCCGTCGCGCTTgattttcgtcgtcgtcgacttGTTTGTTGTCTCCCCTTATATGTGcgtgcatttttattttcattttttgagtgttcCTTCCGGGCGGTTTGCGTGATTTGACAATTGATTTTGTGCATTCTGCCGGTTTCGCCGTGACCGTCGGGTTTGTagaattttaagtttattacagatgaaattcgttaaatacaGATATCTCGTCATCGCCGCGTTTTTGATTAAAGATCGATCGTTAAATAAAAGCTATTTTTGGTATTATAGCCTTTGTTTTCAATTATCTCTTCACGATTTCGCGATTTCAATAGATTCCCTTCCGTTATGTATCATTTATGTCGCATCGCAGATTGTCACGATCGTACGCTTTACGTTTAATTAAATAATCAAGTATGTAGATCGCTCCAAATCACTCACTGAGATTAATATTTAACCCTCTTTTTACATATcgctttggttttatctttccacagccggctgtctaagatcaAACCGTTGATATAAAAATCAACATataaacgggaattgtctcaacagcagcatccgattgcttgccttgagaataatacatcatccctccaaacaaaacattcgattttgggtcgcatcatcatcttctatgatgaatcctgaccaaacaccatatcctactaacaaattttcaggttcctggcgctggtggggtgtaagcacagagtaaatcagctgccctagtagcaacctgcgctaactaacattcccgtccattaaactcgaggtctacaaactgacatggcgggcgccgttggtggccaatgactgttacctattcgcaactgatcttgttttggaaatcatggtgttttatcttttcagcgcattcatacatgctgttgataagggaaacaccactagatcgtcgaagcctatgatcagtagtgctgaaaggatattacggttctgttcagcaacggaggggcaaccatgggtgatctctcatgctcatgctcatgctcatgctcaattcaAGGGTGACAACAAAAGGGTTTTCATGCCTGattaaatatttaacaattgaaataaaatgcTTATAAATCGCTGAATAATAACTGAAGCTTCAGTATCAAACATACTTTCcattaaaatgtaagtcttcaAAGATCAATCCGATTGGAGACATGATGTCTTCGGTTCCAACTCACCTCTCTGTCAAACCAAGTCAGCTCATCCCTTTGCCCGTAAGTCCATCCACCCAGAACAGAGCAAATCTAGTGACGGCAAAATCCGGCATGGACTGCGAGCATTGCTACAAGAGTTCTGCACCGCTACGACGATCCACGGCTTGCGTAACATCGAGTCGGGCAGGTCTCTGCTGGAACGGCTCTGGTGGCTCGTCGTGGTTGTCCTGTCCGTGTGCTGCTGTGCCCTGTTGATCCAGAAGGTGTACCACAAGTGGGACAGCAACCCAGTGATTGTCAGCTTGGACGACACGCCGACCAAGATTTGGGACATACCGTTTCCCGCGATCACCGTTTGTCCGGAAGCGAAGATCAATTCGTTGGTGTTGAACTTTACGGACGATTTCAACACGTACTTTCACAGCAAAGGGTATGATGAGTTTCAGAAGTTgaagtttattattttaatgtttacagGGAGATCAACTTATGGCAGCATTACAAATTTGTGATGATTACTTTTATGTGGTAAGACAATATCAACAAAAATTCACCAATAGATCATCGAACGTCGTGTCCGTACTAAGAAACTTATCAGTCAATGGGAAATCAACCGTGATTTGGTGTAAGAAAGGTCGAGAACTTTGTAAAAAGTATTTCTATCAAACCCTCACAGAAGAAGGAATCTGCTTCACGTTCAACGGATTCTCCCAACGGGACATGTTCAACAAAGGTGTCTTACACGGCGAGTACAAATACCTGACGGAAACCAAGAGAGCCGTCAATTGGTCTCTGGAAAGTGGTTACGCTGCTGAAACACCGTTTCAAACACATCCCTTCAGAGCGTCTGGGTACGCTCTACGACTCAAACTTAACCTAGTTAGCTACAAACGGGACATCGAGGCTCACTGTTCGGAAGAGCAGGGATTCAGGGTTGTCCTTCACTCTCCGGATGAATACCCGCTACCATATGCGAAGCACCTGCTGCTGTCCCTAGAACGTCACATCAACATAGCTATTCGACCGCAGATCATGACCACCGCGAAAGAACTGGTCAACTATGCCCCAGTACGACGTCAGTGCTACTTCAACCATGAACGTCGACTCAAGTTCTTTCGCGTGTATAATCAGAACAACTGCGAGCTGGAATGTCTCACGAATTACACGCTGTCCAAGTGTGGTTGCGTCAAGTTTTCGATGCCAAGATCGGCGGAAACTCGAGTATGCAGTACTGATGCTCGCTACAGCATTCTTGAGATGATGTCCCAAAACAGTGTGACTAACAATGTACTCTTGTCGGCTTGCAGCTGTATGCCCGCCTGTAACTCTATTGAGTACTTGACGGAAATAACTCATTCGAGCTACGATCACATTCAGTCTGCAAACAGCAGATTGCTGCCGATGACGTTAGGTCTGAGCATGCAGAAGGTCATGGAAAGGTAATCGTTTGATAGTCGATGTCACTTTGTCTGATAACATCAATTTCCAGCTATAAGTCGTCCAAGGTCAGCATCTACTTCAAGGGTGCCGAGTTTGTGTCCTCGCGCCGTGGCGAGCTGTTTGGCGTGGCGGATTTTGTGGCAAACTGTGGCGGCATCTTGGGACTCTGCCTGGGCGTTAGCTTTGTCAGCCTGGTCGAACTGCTGTACTACTGCGTGGCCCGGCCGCTGATGGTGGTGAGGTCTTCGGCGGAACAATGGATCCTCATGGTGCAGGAGCGTGAGACGGAGCGGTATTGATATTGCATCTTTTCAAGTTAAAAGGTTTTCCAgttcttattaaaaatttatgagttttgaaacaatttcagTCACCTAGTTGATTGCATTACTCACAGCAATAAATCTAATGCAGCTATGAGGCTAACATTATTCAGTTGATACCATGATCCCTGTAAAGCCAGTCCTTCCGAAGGAGCCCGTCCAAGTCAAGAAAAATGTGACTCAAAAACCAAGCAATGTTCGTTCCTCCTTGAAGTCACTTTTCAAGGAGTTTCTATCCCACAGTACAATCCACGGCATGAGCTACATCGGAATGGCTAAATCCGTGCTGGAACGCCTCTGGTGGATGACCGTGTTTGTGCTGTCTGTGGCCGGCTGTGGATTGCTCATCCATCAGGTCTACCACAAGTGGGACGAAAATCCGGTCATCGTGAGCTTCGACGAGCAGCCCACGCCGGTGTGGAAGATCCCATTCCCGGCGGTGACTATCTGTCCGGAGGCGCAGATCAAAACGGATTTGTTCAACTTCACCGAGTGTCTCCACACGGAGTTCCACAGCAGCAGAACTTTGGATCGAGCAAGGCAAGAGCAGCTGATGGCGGTGATGCAGTTGTGTGATTCGTTTTTCCATACTTTTGAAATGTACTCGGAAAAGTATCCAAATGTTTCGCCAAACATTGTTTCTATGCTGAAAAACTTATCAGTCACGATGGAAGACACGATCAAGTGGTGCAATTACGGCAAAACCTTCTGCAGAGAGGCTTTCTTTCAAACTTTGACAGACAACGGTATCTGCTACACGTACAACGGACTCTCAATGCAGGACATGTTCAACGACGGAGTTCTCCACGGTGACTATGAATATCTGACGGAAACCAAACTTGCAGAGAATTGGACCTTGGAAGACGGTCATTCAGCAGGATCTCCATATCTAACACATCCCGCGAGAGCTACAGGTCCTGCCACAAGATACCACATCAAGGTTGGTAGTCGGATCAAAGACATTGAATCGTATTGCAAAGAGGAGCAAGGATTCAAGTTGGTTCTTCATTCTCCGGACGAATATCCGGTCCCGTCGCTCAAGTACGTTCTGCTTCCTCTGGAACAGGACATAACCGTTGCCTTTCGGCCGCAGATTCTGACCACGGCcaaagtaggggaactatatcctttctcagcctatttctattatcggcctatcagcactttgatcatgaattacagctttcataaagtgtttttgactattccaaagtaataaatagatcaaacaaaagtgagcaagcaactcttcattgttaatacatctgaaaatgttgattttatagcggaaaacagcaaaagtgatgagaattggtcgaacggcttagagtgattaaaatgggcatatttcccctacttcagAGTTACACCCCGAAACGTCGTCGATGTTTCTTCAACAATGAACGCAAGTTGAAGTTCTTTCGCTACTACAATCAGAACAACTGCGAGGTAGAGTGCCTTACGAACCATACCTTGGCCACCTGTGGGTGCGTAAAGTTCTCGATGCCTCGCACGGAGGGAACCCGAGTTTGTGGCACCCCGGAGATGCGTTGCGTCCTGGATGCCCAATCATACCTTATACAGTCGCTGGCTAAGATAAAGCTCAAAGAGACGGTCGTCGTGTCAAAGTGCAACTGTATAATAGCTGGCAAACTTTGGCTCTTAGGGCAGCTCCTATCGTTCCGAATGCAACGCAACGTGTTGATGAGTAAGCTGGATATAT harbors:
- the LOC120432536 gene encoding LOW QUALITY PROTEIN: pickpocket protein 28-like (The sequence of the model RefSeq protein was modified relative to this genomic sequence to represent the inferred CDS: substituted 1 base at 1 genomic stop codon), with the protein product MXVFKDQSDWRHDVFGSNSPLCQTKSAHPFARKSIHPEQSKSSDGKIRHGLRALLQEFCTATTIHGLRNIESGRSLLERLWWLVVVVLSVCCCALLIQKVYHKWDSNPVIVSLDDTPTKIWDIPFPAITVCPEAKINSLVLNFTDDFNTYFHSKGYDEFQRDQLMAALQICDDYFYVVRQYQQKFTNRSSNVVSVLRNLSVNGKSTVIWCKKGRELCKKYFYQTLTEEGICFTFNGFSQRDMFNKGVLHGEYKYLTETKRAVNWSLESGYAAETPFQTHPFRASGYALRLKLNLVSYKRDIEAHCSEEQGFRVVLHSPDEYPLPYAKHLLLSLERHINIAIRPQIMTTAKELVNYAPVRRQCYFNHERRLKFFRVYNQNNCELECLTNYTLSKCGCVKFSMPRSAETRVCSTDARYSILEMMSQNSVTNNVLLSACSCMPACNSIEYLTEITHSSYDHIQSANSRLLPMTLGLSMQKVMESYKSSKVSIYFKGAEFVSSRRGELFGVADFVANCGGILGLCLGVSFVSLVELLYYCVARPLMVVRSSAEQWILMVQERETERY
- the LOC120432539 gene encoding LOW QUALITY PROTEIN: pickpocket protein 28-like (The sequence of the model RefSeq protein was modified relative to this genomic sequence to represent the inferred CDS: inserted 1 base in 1 codon); this translates as MIPVKPVLPKEPVQVKKNVTQKPSNVRSSLKSLFKEFLSHSTIHGMSYIGMAKSVLERLWWMTVFVLSVAGCGLLIHQVYHKWDENPVIVSFDEQPTPVWKIPFPAVTICPEAQIKTDLFNFTECLHTEFHSSRTLDRARQEQLMAVMQLCDSFFHTFEMYSEKYPNVSPNIVSMLKNLSVTMEDTIKWCNYGKTFCREAFFQTLTDNGICYTYNGLSMQDMFNDGVLHGDYEYLTETKLAENWTLEDGHSAGSPYLTHPARATGPATRYHIKVGSRIKDIESYCKEEQGFKLVLHSPDEYPVPSLKYVLLPLEQDITVAFRPQILTTAKVLQSYTPKRRRCFFNNERKLKFFRYYNQNNCEVECLTNHTLATCGCVKFSMPRTEGTRVCGTPEMRCVLDAQSYLIQSLAKIKLKETVVVSKCNCXNSWQTLALRAAPIVPNATQRVDETQTSKITIYFKGDEFLSMRRGELFGLTDFIANCGGILGLCLGFSLFSTVELAYYFIAKPVLLIRNSRKTKDNKPVW